One segment of Panicum virgatum strain AP13 chromosome 1K, P.virgatum_v5, whole genome shotgun sequence DNA contains the following:
- the LOC120653741 gene encoding pentatricopeptide repeat-containing protein ELI1, chloroplastic-like → MPPDLSSQQNLQHEASSQQNLQHEATAGGRRAARRGGTAGARPRPPLLPHVPAATPSAPAPQRPRPSSPALASRGILRAVRGWRGTDRGAGAPARARQPPLFAAREGHGQGGARTARSGLGEATTAWRPRRPGGPPPTSRPAPVLLHPLPRRHSSTLLPAPRRAGVGLDRRNSLASSGHLAYARLVLPRRPATLLAHNALLRALARGARPGLAFGAFRDLPLPPDHYSLNFLVHAATALAASAATERPVPGELNARLLAVSVHGAAVRRGHAADPHIQSEVVSKYTTLGDVADARAAFAKIACPDLVCVTAMVGALAAGGDVDAARVLFDGMPLRDHVAWNAMVAGYMHVGKLREALTLFDEMQRAGAAVGEATLVSALTACVQIGALDRGKWVHWYMRSRGMRMSVTEPGMSTLRQGHARPVAQHRPRHRRQVCRGGQALLRAAGGGRQAHRVRQGALPRLPLPRRPPPAPSATRPTG, encoded by the exons ATGCCTCCTGACCTTTCAAGTCAGCAGAACCTGCAACACGAGGCTTCAAGTCAGCAGAACCTGCAACACGAGGCCACGGCGGGGGGCCGgcgcgcggcacggcggggcgggACCGCCGGCGCGCGTCCACGGCCGCCCTTGCTCCCCCATGTCCCGGCGGCCACGCCCTCCGCCCCGGCGCCCCAgcggccgcggccctcctctccCGCGCTGGCGAGCAGGGGCATCCTCCGAGCAGTGCGCGGCTGGCGAGGAACGGATCgaggcgcgggggcccctgcTCGAGCACGTCAGCCTCCCCTGTTTGCGGCTCGCGAGGGCCATGGCCAAGGCGGCGCGCGCACAGCCCGGAGCGGCCTCGGCGAGGCGACCACggcgtggcggccgcggcggcctggGGGACCGCCGCCCACCTCGCGCCCTGCGCCGGTGCTCCTccaccccctccctcgccggcactCCTCCACGCTGCTCccagcgccgcggcgggcgggggTCGGCCTCGACCGGCGGAACAGCctcgcctcctccggccacctcgCGTACGCGCGCCTCGTCCTCCCGCGGCGCCCCGCCACGCTGCTTGCCCACAACGCCCTCCTCCGCGCCCTCGCCCGCGGGGCGCGCCCGGGCCTCGCCTTTGGCGCCTTCCGCGACCTCCCGCTCCCGCCCGACCACTACTCCCTCAACTTCCTCGTCCACGCCGCCACAGCCCTAGCGGCCTCGGCCGCGACGGAACGGCCCGTGCCGGGTGAGCTGAATGCGAGGCTGCTCGCGGTGTCCGTGCACGGCGCCGCGGTGCGCCGGGGCCACGCGGCGGACCCGCACATACAGAGCGAGGTCGTTTCCAAGTACACCACGCTCGGGGACGTCGCCGACGCGCGGGCCGCGTTCGCGAAGATCGCGTGCCCGGACCTAGTGTGCGTCACGGCGATGGTGGGGGCGCTCGCCGCAGGTGGCGACGTGGACGCCGCACGGGTTCTGTTCGACGGAATGCCGCTGCGGGATCACGTCGCGTGGAATGCCATGGTCGCGGGGTACATGCACGTGGGCAAGTTGAGGGAGGCACTGACGCTGTTCGACGAAATGCAGAGAGCTGGTGCCGCCGTCGGTGAAGCGACGCTGGTCTCAGCGCTCACTGCATGCGTGCAAATTGGTGCTCTGGACCGTGGCAAGTGGGTGCACTGGTATATGCGCAGCCGCGGGATGCGGATGTCAGTCACGGAGCCTGGCATGAGCACCCTACGACAAGGACACGCCCGACCGGTGGCACAACATCGCCCGCGCCATCGGCGGCAAGTCTGCCGAGGAGGTCAGGCGCTCCTACGAGCTGCTGGAGGAGGACGTCAAGCACATCGAGTCCGGCAAGGTGCCCTTCCCCGCCTACCGCTGCCccggcggccaccgccggcgccctcgGCTACGAGGCCGACAG GATGA